The following is a genomic window from Miscanthus floridulus cultivar M001 chromosome 14, ASM1932011v1, whole genome shotgun sequence.
atactcgaacctatgtacaggatggtatggagatgcggcggaacatattcgtggatttattggcgtacgaaagaaatggatatcgaagaTTTTTTCctgtcgatataaaatattatcttagctacATCACGGaaggtctatatagtagagtttgtgagcctacggtGTCGTGCTCTTAGTGACCgttaatttcataaactttaTTTTTTTTGGATTAAACGTCAGTTTAATatcttacagtattgttatcttaatgtgtgatccatgtgtttttagtataaaagtctAGTTGTCCTGTGGCAACGCACGAACACGCTATCTAGTTATTTagtaaaaataaacaaaaatattATAAACTATAAAATTATAGAGCTCTTAGGTAGGAGCATGTACAATATCTGAAAAGTAGCCAATGAGTTGCCAAGGTCCTAGGAGCACAAGCATGATCTAGACCGACCTTTAATTATTGCTCTCCAGTCAGGCGCTGTCCACATCGGAATTGACATCCCCTGCTAAATTGCACTGTTGTGCTAGCCGGAAGCGCAACTTTTCATATGTATGCAACAGTGGCTATCCTAAGGGCGTCCCCATCGGATGACTCCGAGCTATCTGACAGCCTACCTGCAGTTGAGAGGAGAACGAAAAATGTCCGCTAGCAACGAGTTCAGCGCCAGTGTCACACAGTTCCTGTAAAATGTTTGGCCTCTTCTTTGTCTGTGGCCACCTCACGGCtaccttgtttttctttttctttttacttGGCTCCATGCCATATCAGCCGGCGATTTCAGGAGCTCATCGATCGGGGACGCCCTAAGGGTGTCGTTAATGTGTAGCTCTGGACTAGCTATTCTCTGATGTGGATAAGAGACAAGTACGAAGCTCGATCGTCTGTAGCAAGGAACATGTTGCTGTGCTCACACAGTTTGCCATAAAACGTTTGTCTCTGCCTTTCGGACCCACATTCATTAGCTATGCCGCAAGAAATTTTTTTATTGTTACAAAAGCCACAATTGTAAATCGATTTAAGGGGTGGTTTTCTTAGGAAAAATGTTACTGTAAATATTTACATCGAGGGTTCTTAGCTGACTCTAGTAAAGTTTACTATTTTTTACTAGCCTTCACACCTTCGTGAAAGAGTGAACAATGGAGCCAACTAACTGAATCGTGTTGATCTCTAAGAATTTGTAGAGGTTACTGGCAGTGGAACTGCCGGCGCTCGAGGCGCGTTTGCCGTGTGCACGCACAACGTGGGCGACGTCGTGGGTGGCTTGTGGACTTAGGCAGCGCGGGAAACCTCATCTAAGCTATTCAAAACTAAAATACAAATTACACTTTATCACCCCCTGCCGTCTTAAGTATCATCGGCATGACACAAAGACTGTCCCGAAAGGCTTCGAACGTCTTCGTCGTCAGTCCCTTGGTCATGATGTCGGCGTACTGCTCACCGGTTGGCACATGGAGAACGCGGAGCTCGCCGGCTTGCACCCGTTCACGGACGAAGTGGATGTCAAGTTCGATGTACTTCATGCGCTTATGATGGACCGGATTCTTGGACATGTAGATGGCCGACACATTGTCGCAAAAACGCCACGGTAGCCTTCAGGATGGGGAAGTGGAGTTCACTGAGGAGCTGGCGGAGCCATATGCACTCAACGGCGGCATTGGCCACCGTGCGGTATTCCGCCTCTACACTGGACCTGGAGACGGTGGGCTGGCGCTTGGAGGACCACGAGACCAGGGCGTCGCCGAGGAACACACAAAATCCCAATGTCGAGCGTCGAGTCTCGGGGCAGCTGGCCCAATAGGCGTCGGAGTATGCCGTGACGTCAAGGGTTGGTGAGGCGCGGAGGAGGAGCCCGTGCGACGTCCTCCCGCGAACATATTGCAGGATCCACTTAAGCTGCGCCAAGTGTTGCTGTCGCGGATCGTGCATGTAGAGACATGCTTGCTGGACGGCGAACGTGAGATCTGGCCGCGTGATGGTCAGGTACTGCAGAGCTCCGGCGCTGCTACCGTACGACGTCGCGTCGGTGATGGCGGGGCCATCAGACGGAAGCTTGTCGTTGGCGTCGATCGGCATTGATGCAGCCTTGCACTGTGCCATTCCCGCACGTTCAAGGATCTGCTCGGCGTAGCGGCTCTAGGAGAGGTAGAAGCCGTCAGCCTTGCACTAAACGTCGATGCCGAGGAAGAAGCGTAGTTCACCCATGTCCTTGACGGCGAACTCGTTGCGCAGCTTGGTGACAACGCGTTGGAGCAGCGAATAGCGCGGCGTAGTGATGACCATATCATCGACGTAGAGAAGGAGGTAGGCGATGTCGTGATCTCGGCGCAGCACGAAGAGGGAAGAGTCTGACCTGGTGGCCTTGAAGCCCACCTTGACGGCGAAATTGGCGAACCACGTGAACCATGCGCGTGGCGCCTGGCGCAGCCCGTACAGTGACCTGTCGAGGAGGCAGACGGCTTGAGGTCGATCGGTGTCGTGGAATCCAATTGGCTGTTGGCACATAACGTACTCCTCAAGGttgccatgaagaaaggcgttagACACTTGAGCTGTTGCGTCGGCCAATGCTTCGATGCAGCGATGGTACGGTGAGCATCGTGTGGATTGTCGTCGGCTTGACAACCGGCATGAAGGTCTCCTAGAAGTCGATGCCAGCGCGTTGATAGAATCCGCGCACCACCCAGCAGGCCTTCTACCGTTCAAGGGAGCCGTCCGGATTAAATTTGTGCTTGAACACCCACTTCCTGGAGATGATGTGGGCGCCGGCGGGTTTGTCAACAAGCCGGCAGGTTCTGTTGGCCAGGAGAGCAGAGAACTCGGCCTCCATGGCACGATGCTAGTTGGGATAGCGCAGAGCCTCGCGAGCGGATGACGGAATGGGAGAGATGGCCGTGTCCGCGGACATGGCATATCGTGGATTTGTCTTGAACACGCCAGCGCGCGCACGAGTGACCATGGGATGGCCacggagtggtggtggtggtactgATGAGGCGGGTGGAGGCGAGGACTCAGGCGGAGCATGCACAGTTGTGGCTGGAGACTCTGTGGCCGGTGACTGGATGACGGCCGCTGGGGAAGAGGGAGACCCAGAGACAGCATCATTGTGCGGCGATCCTGTGACGGGTGCCGCCGCGGTGACGCGTCGACGTTTAGGGGCATTGTCAGTGTGAATGACAGGCTCGTCGTCCACGGCGAGAGAAGGACCGTGCGTGGGCGACATCGTGGTAGGTGATGGTGCTTGGAACGGGAAGACGgcctcgtcgaacacaacgtggCGAGATGTGATGATGCGACGGCTGTCGAGATCGAAGCACCGATAGCCACGATGATCACTGGGGTATCCCAAGAGAACAAACGCAATGGAGTGCGCTCAGAGTTTGTGAGCAGCTATAGCGGTTTGGTTGGGGTAGCACAGGCGGCTGAAGACTCGCAGATGACTGTAGGTGggcggagcaccgaggagttgcTCGAACGGCGTGACCGGCGCCGTGGCATGACATGGCCGCCTGTTAATGAGATGCGAAGCAGTGGAGGGTGCCTCGGCCCAGAAGGAGAAGGGCATGCCGGCGTGGAGAAGACTACGCACGCAGTCATTCAGAGTGCGTATGATCTCTGATGGTGATTCCTCTTCCTCCAACTCCTATGTCGATCACGTCTCCTTCACCTAGACCGTCGTCCAGCCTCCCATGAAAGAGTGAACAATGGAGCCAACAAACTGAATCGTGTTGATCTCTGAGAATTTGTACAGGTTACAGACAGTGGAACTGCCAGCGCTCGAGGCGCGTCTGCCGAGTGCGCGCCTGACGTGGGCGACGTCGTAGGCGGCTTGTGGACTCAGGCAGCGCGGGAAAACCTCATCTAAGCTATTCAAAACTCAAATACAAATTACACTTTATCACTTCGATTATGAAAAATGTTAGTAAAAAATATAAAGTACCACCCGTAAAAAATTTTCTCTACTAGTGCAAACCAGAAAGCTTGACGCCCTCCACCGAGAAGCATGGCACCAGATCCGCTCGTGAGCTCCGCAGGCACCATGCGACAGCTTGGAGGGATGCCCGCTCATCCCGTATTGGGTAGTCGCATGGCTTTTCCAATAAGATCAGCACATAACAATCTAGATCAGAGTCAGTGTCAATTCACCCACTTCACGAACCAGCACTCCATCGGACCTCCCACTGTGCGTCTGCTGCCGTCGTGAAACTAGTAGTAGCTAGTGTGCGTGTTCATCTTTCTTCGCTTGGGCCTGCTGGAGAGTGTCGTGGACCTTTTGTCCACGGGCCTATATATGTAGCCATGTCTAGTGATGTGTCAGTAAATAAAGCCCAAAGCAAGCGCATCATCTGGAGCAAGGACATGGTGACAAAGAaggaaggtttgccgagtgcctgagatttgacactcgacaaacgcgTCGTGACCGTCTCCACTTCATCATGTTACTTTTTTTCGTCGAGCGTCGGTTTCAGCtttcggcaaagtctttgccgagtgcccgatagaaaacactGGGCAAAAAGCCGTTTGCCGGCACTATAGGtgtcgtgtgctgtttgccgagtgttacaatcggcaaatcctttgccgagtgcctgtggcacacggcaaagcgactgtttccggtagtgcttGTGGTCGCAAAAATTAATGTAGTCAAAATGCAGTACATGGTTTGCGTATAGCATCATGAGTCCACCAATATGTCGGGGAGCACAGTAGAGATGGGGTGATTTTAATAGTTGGTTCAAGACCCTGGAAAGTTTCTTTGAGTGGGCGCATGAAACGAAAGTATGAACAGTAAGAGAAAAGGTTACTCTTCCTGCTACATCTTCATCTGAGGAAAAAACTGATGAAACTGCTCCCAAGTTTGGTTTGACTCACGATGAATCTGCTGCGATGATCTCTAATCAAGCCAAACTTTTTGAGATCAATAAGTAGAAAATCTTATCAATTTCATGGATAGCCATAATAAAAGGGAGAAAAAGAAATATGTAATTCATGTGTTCCTCATGATGCATATGTTAGCAGATCGACCGTGGTTGCTAGCCAACATCAATATGGGATGTCATTTGGCTTTTTTGTGGGACAAACGAACTACGCATCTGCTATTCCAACCCAAATTGGCCTATTCGGCGGCTGAAACCGATAGGGCCAATGTAGATGGGTTTGGTACTACTTTACCGAAGGTTACCTTCTCATAACCATCGGTTTCTACCACACGAGCTGCAAATAGCAAACAACACCACCCGCTTGTTTCTTTTTCTTATAATATGGTGTTACCAGCCCTTGTAAGACTCCAACAAGGAGTCAAAAGGCTAATATGTATCTAAGTACTTGACAAATCGGAAATCTGGCCCCATGGGATGAAGGTTTAAGCCGATTGACTGAAGATATCCATAAATCTTTAGAAGAAAGGTCGGTTGTACAACCCATACGAAGATTATTGTACCCTGCCACCACAGCCTCGCTCTACCTGACCACCTCCATCGAATCTATTCAGGACATGCCCCAGGCTTCAACTATGGTGAGTGGGTCACAGATAGACAAATCTGCTTTTCTTTCTATCTCTCGTCGTGCTTTGCTTTTGGCTTCCATCAATACTTTGGGTTTAACTTGATGTTTTTATTCCTTTGAAATCTCTAATTCACCTCGAAGCATGTCAGGGCATTCTCCATATCAATAGTAGCTTAGGCCTTCGCCCTCTCCTTCAGCATCTTGTGAATCTCCTCATGAAGTTGATCCGGCTTGGTGGTGTTCTTGGGATTGTTTATTTGCATCTTTAtgatcttccttcttctcattgGCCATTGTAGTAGATTTGTTCTACTTTCTTCCCTAATGGAGTCGCCAAAAACTATGTTAACGTAGAATCCTGGCCAGCACTCTAGAAAGGGCTAGATCGCCTGGGCTGCACACGGCCTAGATACAGAATAGAGGTAGGTCCAAAAGGCAGCAGGTCAACAAATCCAATTTTGCACTCGATCTTCACCCAAAAAATCCACGAACACCTCCTAGGAGAAGACACATTGGGGAGGCACACAGTGAGGGTGCCCTAAGATCGAAAAGGCTACCTAGAACATCGGAAAATCTTGTCGAGAGTACTAGGTAGCAAGGGGTGGAAAAGTTAGGGTTTATAGGTAAAAAAGTAAGATGGAGTGGTTTTTTGATGATCAGATATATGGATCTCTTAATCGGCTGTGATCCTCTCATATAAATAGAGGGGTTGGCCTTATCCTAGTATAAGAAACTTATTCCACGTGACATCTATAAGTTTCCTCGAGTTCAAATGAGTTTCCAAGGGAAAAAACATGTTTTGGGACTTCGATTGCCAAAGCCAAGGCCAATTTGAACAGTGGATCATGTAGAGCCTATACTAATGCGGCCTCAGCCAAGGCCGGTTTCAACAGTGGGTCATGCAGAGCCTATACAAAAGCGGTCTGGGCCTATTTTACCAACCGTCGACCAGGGGGGTACCCAAAACGGCATGGGCCGGCTTTTAGTGGATTTTGCTAAATTCGCATAATTTTATCCAAATTTGACTCTTTTTGTTAGCACGTGATCTCCTGGTCATATCTTGACTGTCAACAACAATTAGTGTCATTAGAACAATCTATCAATGCTGCCTCCTAACCTTTGTTCGTGTTGTTATCATAATCACCACGTGTGAGTGGCTTGAAAAAGTTGGCATATGAATGCCGGTATGGAAGCTGACATGGGTAATGCAACATTTGTGCCAGCACTTTTATATCTAGGATAGATAATCGTAGTATCAGTGGCCACTTTTATTCTCTCTGTTGTGTACAAGCTTCACAACCGGTAATTGTTATGCTCTGGCACTAAATCTCTTTTATCTATTCAAAATTGCTCTCCTCATCAGCCCCTCTTAGTTGTACGCATTGCATTGTGTTTTCTAAAACAAATAAGTTATTTTGAAACACCATGCAATTTGATGAGATACAGAGGGGTTGTGAAGAGCTTCTGTGGGCACTCTTTTACTAACGAGAGCAGCAGCAAATCGCCCAGCACTAGTCTTACAATACTCGACAATGTCGTCCTTAACAAGTGTAACCACTCCACATCCATATATTTGTTTCTTCTGGCTTATTGTTACAACATTTTGAAAGGTTCTTGAAGTCCATTCTTCAACGTGCACAGACCAAGAAATATTTCCTGCTCTATCTTACCATGTTTCACGTTGGTACCGACAGTGGTTAGAATAATCATATTCTAGTGGAAGAAATTGATTCCCGGCTTTGGGACCAAAATTGGAGTTGCCATCCAACGgtcatttctttttagaaaacaAGTCCAATGCCCAAGACTTTGATTCCTGATAGTTGCAAACATATATGTTTAAGGAGGCAATAGAAAACCTAGAACTAGGTACTACAAAAAGATGACGCCTTGGAGAAAATGCCCAGGGTGGCCTAGAGAAGATTAGGAAGGGGAACTACGGCATCCCCAGGTGGGATCTGTGGAGTACATAAATTGTATCACTCTGAGGAATATGTACATTATTATTGCCCTAACCCTGACATACTTTTTGTGCAGCCTTCCGCTCCTTTGTTTTCCATTCAAGGAGGTGAAAAGCAGCATGCGCCTTTCATCATGTGTCGGCCAAATGTTGTCCACCCATCACGTCTATTAGCTAGCTTATATAGGCGTCAAATACACTCATGTTTGACTTACCTGCTGATTCCTCCAATGCATAGCTTGGTGCTCGATTCTGTGCAGAGTTGGATATAGTTACCTAGAGTACGGATCCAGCTCAGGCTTGTTAAATGTGTTCTTGTGGGTGGTAGAGGTTGAAGGTTCAGGTTGTTGTATAGGGCCATGAGACCTGAGAATGGAGTTGCCTTCAGATGATGTAATAAACAATAACTGAGGGGTTGCAGTGCATTAAGGGAAATCAATGAAAAATTGATAGTTAAAGTTGGTAGGTCAGAGATTATTCTGATTCATTTATTAAAGATACAAAGCAATGAATCAGATGGCATAGCCACGTACCTGAATACCTCTCCCATGGGCCCACATTAATTTTGTTAATCAAAATGCAATACATGTGCTGACGCTTAATTAGGTCACCACACTCAATAAGGAGCTAGATCGCTCGACGTATTACCTAGCCGACTTTTAGGTCGGCCGGGGCATAGGGGATGTCCTCACTCAGACCTTGTGTCTCCAGCGATGTGCGCGATACGCAAGACACGTCGCCGGAGGAGCTTCGCCGGGAGCGCGATACGTAAGACACACCGACGAGGTTTCTTGAGACCCGAAACCCCACACGCCTGGGAGGGACCCCATCAAGGCGTGCAACGGCTATGGGCTGCTCTAGCCGGCCTAACCGCTCTAGagcatcgtcgtcgtcgatccTCCAGTCATGCAGCACCGACAAAGAACGGGGACAAGAGGTAGATAGGAAAAGAGGATAGAAAGAGGTAGTAGATGTGTTTTTGATACGTTGCTTGTGGGTGATTCAATCGGCCATCaccctttatatttatagggCGGCTGGTCTTTCCTATCCAGATACATGTCAGGCTACATTGTTGTATGCATGTTGGACCCTATACTACTACTAGCACGTGAAGCAACGTATACATATGTCCTTTCCTTGTACGTGTATGTTCCCTTCTCTCTTGGCCTCTCCTTTCTCCGTGCATGAACACCACCGACAAATAATAATCGTGCTACGCCTGCTGGGAGTCCGACTCCTTTCCTTTTGCCTTGCCTTTGCTCACGGAAACCATTAGGAAGGCAAGACGTGTTGCTTCAATCTTCCAATTATACTAACCCACCATTATCTCCAGAATATATACTAGTATAACCTCATGAATATATAATTGTTTAGCTTCTTTGTCACCGGACAGGTAGCGATCAATATGTGAGCAGCCAAGCAATTCCACTTCATGCTTGTCCAATGCTCATATGTTGAATAAAATCATCAGCACCTAATGATCAGGCTTCAATCTAATCCACTGCTTACCATTCTCTGTCATTGTATCATCTATTGCTCATAGCACGCTGCTTGGGACAAATTTGAGTGTCAACATATACCCCCCTATTTTTTGGCAAAGCTTGCGTGCCAAAAAATAACCTTATCCTATAAACTGATCTAAGGACAATGATCACCCTTCATCGGCCATAGTTATGTATGTTTCTAAGGACGATAAAAACTTACCGGCCATGAACTCATCTGAAACGAAATATTGTCAAAGTATGCCTTGCCTAGCCTGATCATGATTTGCTGTGTGTGACCAACTTATGACCATACTATTATTCATGGCTAGAGACTGTCCTTTTCTTATATGCATGCAACACAATTAAGAAAACACCAAAGTTGCCTGCATAACTCCAATGGATACTAATAGCACCTTGGAAGCTACATAAATCACAAGATCAAATCAGCCCAGAGGTACAAGGAGACTATCTCTGACCATCTGTATGAATATATGCAGTTCGATCTGTTGTCATTTTTCTTGACAAAAACGTCGCTTTCCATGCATACGCTCTTCTTACTACTTCTATCCACATTGGACCAAGGACTTCTGATCTTGTTGCTGCATAAAGCGTGGTAGCCAGCTGATTATGATTTGCATCAGGGAACATAGCATCTGCAACGGCTACTGAATGCTTTCTCCCTCTGTTTCTACACGTAGACTCCAGTGTGTAGTCCGAATCAAGCAACAAGCTCCACGCAGATGTGTGGAAGGACCCAGATAACACCTTGGAAGCTTCAAATTCCAAGTTCTATTATGGCAAGCAGGAATCGCTCCCCATCTGCATGCAGGTAACTAGAAGCACGATTAACATATATGCTTAATCGGCTAAATTTGATTCCTGAACTAGCAGCCATGATTAACACATTTAATCTGCTAGATTTAATTAAGTAGTAGCTACGATTAAAGCATGCATATTTAATCGGCCAAATTTGATTGAAGCAGTAGAAGCCATGATTAAAGCATGCATATTTAATCGGCTAAATTTGACTACAAAAATTGAAGCCATGATTAAAGCATGCAAATTTAATCGGCTAAATTTGATCACAGGGCAATAAAATGTCGGACATGTTGACATTCCATAGTAATTATTGCTCGGTTCCCATCCAAGAATCATCAGAATCTTGAAAGTAATTAACAATGGGCGCCCTCCAACATTTGTCCTCATCGTTGTTCAGTATGCATATATCATGCCCCCCGAGCCTTGAAGCCATCGAAATAAACTCCATGGGACTATAGCACGATGGTTGTAAGTAGTCATCGGctatattttattt
Proteins encoded in this region:
- the LOC136503470 gene encoding uncharacterized mitochondrial protein AtMg00810-like: MAQCKAASMPIDANDKLPSDGPAITDATSYGSSAGALQYLTITRPDLTFAVQQACLYMHDPRQQHLAQLKWILQYVRGRTSHGLLLRASPTLDVTAYSDAYWASCPETRRSTLGFCVFLGDALVSWSSKRQPTVSRSSVEAEYRTVANAAVECIWLRQLLSELHFPILKATVAFLRQCVGHLHVQESGPS